In Pseudanabaena sp. BC1403, a single window of DNA contains:
- a CDS encoding Uma2 family endonuclease: MLQIDRQYLPTSDELPDSDDTPVDNEDQNFVPNLLLFLLEYIWKTRDDWYFGVDMGIYHTTGVSPRVPVIPDGFLSLGVERRKNGGSRSSYVMWEEEFISPILTLEVVSHTYGDEYGKKLEIYRKLGIKYYVIYNPQFWRRDGHLPFEVYQLVDDDYQLQIGEPLWMPEIGLGIGRCVLPSDRFGREVLSWFDQKCDRYLTPEEQAEIERQMANIERQRADEAQKQVELLMAKLRSLGISEE; encoded by the coding sequence ATGCTACAAATAGATCGCCAATATCTACCCACCAGCGACGAATTACCTGATTCCGATGATACGCCTGTGGATAACGAAGATCAGAATTTTGTACCGAATTTACTATTATTTTTGTTGGAATATATTTGGAAAACTCGCGATGATTGGTACTTTGGTGTCGATATGGGGATCTATCACACCACTGGCGTAAGTCCTAGAGTTCCTGTAATTCCTGATGGATTTTTGAGCTTGGGAGTGGAAAGGCGCAAAAATGGTGGTTCCCGTAGCAGCTATGTGATGTGGGAAGAAGAATTTATCTCACCGATTTTGACCTTAGAAGTGGTATCCCATACTTATGGCGATGAATATGGAAAGAAATTAGAGATTTATCGCAAATTAGGTATCAAATATTATGTAATTTACAATCCTCAGTTCTGGCGGCGCGATGGACATTTGCCCTTTGAGGTTTATCAATTAGTTGATGACGATTACCAATTACAAATTGGTGAGCCTCTATGGATGCCAGAGATCGGTTTAGGGATTGGACGTTGTGTCTTGCCAAGCGATCGCTTCGGGCGTGAAGTTTTAAGCTGGTTTGATCAAAAATGCGATCGCTATCTTACCCCTGAGGAACAGGCTGAGATAGAGCGTCAAATGGCTAATATCGAAAGACAACGGGCTGATGAGGCACAGAAACAGGTGGAATTGTTAATGGCAAAGTTGCGATCGCTTGGTATTTCTGAAGAGTAA
- a CDS encoding cob(I)yrinic acid a,c-diamide adenosyltransferase: protein MAAIGIMTAQVRPEREIGQIHVYDGTGKGKSQAALGVVLRSLGLGMSDTSPFGTRILLLRFLKGAEREYAEDAAISALQQGFPHLIDHVRTGRAEFFDAEHVTPFDRQEAERGWAIAKGAMASGLYSVVVLDEINPVLDLGLIPVDRIVKDLKNKPPHLEVICTGRGAPQSLIDIADLHSEMRSHDDAHAEKYGVTGIEIYTGAGKGKSTSALGRSLKAIGTGISRDLSHRVLIMQWLKGGAGYTEDAAIAALKRGYPHVIDHQRCGRDAIVWRGQQQEMDCIEAQRGWEIAQAAIASGLYKTIILDELNPTVDLDLLPVEPICQALLKKSRDTEVIITGRCFNQPAYFDLASVHSEMVCHKHYAEKGVDLKRGVDF, encoded by the coding sequence ATGGCAGCGATAGGCATCATGACCGCACAGGTGCGTCCCGAACGTGAGATCGGACAAATCCATGTTTATGACGGAACAGGCAAAGGCAAATCACAGGCAGCATTGGGCGTAGTGTTGCGATCGCTAGGACTAGGAATGTCCGACACATCACCCTTTGGTACAAGAATTTTGTTATTGCGATTTCTCAAGGGTGCTGAGCGTGAATATGCCGAAGATGCCGCGATTTCAGCATTGCAACAAGGATTTCCCCACTTGATCGACCATGTGCGCACTGGTCGCGCCGAATTTTTTGATGCCGAGCATGTTACTCCCTTCGATCGCCAAGAAGCCGAACGTGGTTGGGCGATCGCAAAAGGCGCAATGGCTTCGGGACTTTATTCGGTAGTGGTTTTAGATGAGATTAATCCCGTACTGGATTTAGGCTTAATTCCCGTCGATCGCATTGTCAAAGATTTAAAAAATAAGCCCCCGCATCTCGAAGTCATCTGTACAGGTCGCGGCGCACCCCAATCTCTGATCGACATTGCGGATCTCCATTCTGAGATGCGATCGCATGATGATGCCCATGCTGAGAAATATGGTGTGACAGGAATTGAGATTTATACGGGTGCGGGTAAGGGCAAAAGCACATCGGCATTAGGGCGATCGCTGAAGGCGATCGGTACAGGCATTAGTCGCGATTTATCGCACCGCGTTTTGATTATGCAATGGCTCAAAGGTGGTGCTGGCTATACCGAAGACGCAGCGATTGCCGCACTCAAACGTGGCTATCCCCATGTGATCGATCATCAGCGCTGTGGACGTGATGCGATCGTCTGGCGTGGTCAACAACAGGAAATGGACTGCATCGAAGCTCAACGCGGCTGGGAAATTGCTCAAGCAGCGATCGCCTCAGGGCTTTACAAAACGATCATTCTTGACGAATTGAATCCCACCGTTGATCTTGATTTGCTACCCGTAGAACCAATCTGCCAAGCCTTACTAAAAAAATCCCGCGACACAGAAGTAATCATCACGGGTAGATGTTTCAATCAACCTGCTTATTTCGACCTTGCCTCTGTTCATTCAGAAATGGTCTGCCACAAACATTATGCTGAAAAAGGCGTAGACCTCAAACGTGGCGTAGATTTTTAA
- a CDS encoding TldD/PmbA family protein: MTINPEQLLELALKSGTEAAEVYSSSSVSRPVFFEANRLKQLESIDSEGVGLRIWKDGRVGLAIAYGAVEPENLVQQAIALSALNEPEEILLRASTVDNYPKLYGQEVSVEKMIDWGQQAIAEVLEHYPEAVCGADWDCGSETVRILNSKGLDCGYTDITVDGSLSAELTRGDDFLNVWYGQSERDNLSPEAIAKKVLQYLDWAKKNAPAPSGKSPVIFTGKAADLLWGVVAIAMSGRQVQQKTTPWLDKVGQTVISDIFTVTQHPDFGAYSSPFDDEGTPTRETTWIEHGVLQGFYGDMRTCKDLGIAATGNGFRGDLGNYPSPSLLNLAIAASQTIQGDILELAATLKNGLIVDQVLGDDTDVSGDFSINVDLGYRVKNGKIIGRVKDTMLSGNVYTALNHVVAVGSDRHWHGSLFGSAMIVEGLSITSRE, encoded by the coding sequence ATGACAATTAACCCCGAACAATTATTAGAACTTGCACTCAAATCTGGAACTGAAGCCGCTGAAGTGTATTCATCAAGCTCAGTTTCACGCCCAGTATTTTTTGAGGCAAATCGACTGAAGCAGCTAGAGAGTATTGACTCAGAGGGTGTTGGGTTACGGATTTGGAAAGACGGCAGGGTGGGCTTAGCGATCGCTTATGGTGCAGTAGAGCCAGAAAACTTGGTACAACAAGCGATCGCCTTGAGTGCCTTGAATGAACCTGAAGAGATTTTATTAAGAGCCTCAACGGTTGATAACTATCCAAAACTTTATGGACAGGAAGTCAGTGTTGAGAAGATGATTGATTGGGGACAGCAGGCGATCGCGGAGGTTCTTGAACATTATCCTGAAGCAGTATGTGGCGCAGATTGGGATTGTGGAAGCGAAACGGTGCGAATCCTTAATAGTAAAGGTTTGGACTGTGGCTATACGGATATTACGGTGGATGGCTCTCTGAGTGCAGAGTTAACGCGAGGGGACGACTTTCTCAATGTTTGGTATGGTCAATCTGAGCGTGATAATTTATCGCCTGAAGCGATCGCTAAAAAGGTATTGCAATATCTCGATTGGGCGAAGAAAAATGCACCTGCACCATCAGGAAAATCGCCTGTGATCTTTACGGGCAAGGCGGCAGATTTGTTATGGGGTGTAGTAGCGATCGCTATGAGTGGGAGGCAGGTTCAGCAAAAAACGACACCTTGGCTAGATAAAGTTGGACAAACCGTAATTTCTGATATTTTTACCGTTACCCAACACCCAGATTTTGGGGCTTACAGTTCACCCTTTGACGATGAAGGTACACCCACGAGGGAAACTACTTGGATTGAACATGGTGTTTTGCAAGGTTTTTACGGCGATATGCGTACTTGTAAGGACTTGGGAATTGCTGCCACAGGTAATGGCTTTCGCGGAGATTTGGGCAACTATCCTAGTCCTAGTCTATTGAATTTAGCGATCGCTGCCAGTCAAACCATCCAAGGCGATATTTTGGAATTGGCGGCAACTTTAAAAAATGGCTTAATCGTCGATCAAGTATTAGGTGATGATACGGATGTGTCAGGAGATTTTTCGATTAATGTCGATCTTGGATATCGTGTTAAAAATGGCAAAATTATTGGACGGGTCAAGGACACGATGCTATCTGGAAATGTCTATACTGCTCTCAATCATGTTGTTGCGGTAGGTAGTGATCGGCATTGGCATGGCTCGCTATTTGGCTCGGCGATGATCGTTGAAGGTCTATCGATTACTAGCCGAGAATAA
- a CDS encoding M23 family metallopeptidase: protein MVANPFKFSLKLPLLIGLSLLSAIAAIIFGVSRADALQAMLRPNTPKLGDTVSVWIATDKSSAAPPTVSMNNKQFPAFAMSPNRWRAFIPTTPLDKAGLRQVVVTADGLQQTLPMQLGNRQFPTQSIWINDSGSGSEPTDYEWDKVSAFKKLVTPQKFWNGAFLRPNDGEITTGFGVQRYYNGEFANDYYHRGVDYAGGTGSPVVAPAAGYIRLVGNVSQGFLLHGNTIGLDHGQGVASIFLHLSKIYVKEGDFVKAGQVIGAVGATGAVTGPHLHWGLYVNGEAIDPVAWRYEGVE, encoded by the coding sequence ATGGTTGCCAATCCATTCAAATTCTCTCTCAAATTACCATTACTAATTGGTCTGAGTTTGCTGTCGGCGATCGCAGCCATAATCTTTGGTGTATCGCGTGCCGATGCATTGCAAGCAATGCTCAGACCTAATACTCCAAAACTTGGTGATACCGTATCAGTTTGGATCGCGACTGATAAATCCTCGGCAGCACCACCAACTGTATCGATGAATAATAAGCAGTTTCCTGCGTTCGCGATGTCTCCAAATCGTTGGCGAGCATTTATTCCCACGACTCCGCTTGATAAGGCTGGACTAAGACAAGTAGTGGTGACGGCTGATGGTTTACAGCAAACTTTGCCGATGCAATTAGGTAATCGCCAATTTCCTACGCAAAGTATTTGGATTAATGATTCGGGTAGTGGGTCGGAACCGACAGATTATGAATGGGATAAGGTTTCGGCTTTTAAAAAATTAGTTACTCCTCAGAAATTTTGGAATGGCGCTTTTTTAAGACCCAATGATGGTGAGATTACGACAGGTTTTGGAGTGCAGCGCTATTACAATGGCGAGTTTGCTAATGACTATTACCATCGGGGTGTTGACTATGCTGGAGGGACTGGTTCGCCTGTGGTTGCGCCAGCTGCGGGTTATATTCGCTTAGTGGGTAATGTATCGCAGGGTTTTCTTCTCCATGGCAATACAATTGGGTTGGATCACGGTCAGGGTGTAGCAAGTATCTTTTTACATCTCAGCAAAATCTATGTAAAAGAAGGCGATTTTGTGAAGGCTGGACAAGTAATTGGCGCAGTCGGTGCGACGGGTGCAGTCACTGGGCCACACTTGCATTGGGGGCTGTATGTGAATGGTGAAGCGATCGATCCTGTTGCATGGCGATATGAAGGTGTCGAATAG
- a CDS encoding MBL fold metallo-hydrolase has protein sequence MLKKLKIKYLLAFLLAAIATVMSIVIGHGWSPADAQNQPQIQAQNPSAETSIKTVSLQNAGLQLQELAQGIYALVASTDFPPASPAVAICNGGIVIGSDGVLVIDPFQTPELAELMISTVKSLTDKPIKYVLNTHYHLDHTGGNSVFVKREIPVLGRGVIREYIQSGKNNTGSVTPPTVIINSQTDLWLGDRQVRIERVDGHSAGTDLVAYVPDAKVLFTGDMVFNKRIPYTGDSDIRQWQGSLYRLIATYPTAQVVPGHGDVTDVTGLQSQQAYFSWLERTALEWKAQILTKEQVLEKFARVPDAYKDYKFKGLYSVNLESAYEQFTRSATIPLIP, from the coding sequence ATGCTGAAAAAGCTAAAGATTAAATACCTTTTGGCATTCTTGTTAGCGGCGATCGCTACAGTAATGTCGATAGTGATCGGACATGGTTGGAGCCCTGCTGATGCTCAAAATCAGCCACAAATTCAGGCTCAAAACCCATCTGCGGAGACAAGTATTAAAACTGTAAGCTTGCAAAATGCTGGCTTACAACTACAAGAGCTTGCTCAAGGAATTTATGCCCTAGTTGCCAGCACTGATTTCCCACCTGCAAGTCCTGCGGTGGCAATTTGCAACGGTGGCATTGTGATTGGTAGTGATGGAGTATTGGTAATTGATCCATTCCAAACCCCTGAACTAGCAGAACTGATGATCTCCACAGTAAAGTCTTTGACAGATAAGCCGATCAAGTATGTTTTGAATACGCATTATCACCTTGATCACACAGGTGGGAATTCAGTTTTTGTCAAACGTGAAATCCCTGTACTTGGGCGCGGCGTAATTCGTGAATATATTCAAAGCGGCAAAAATAATACTGGTAGTGTTACGCCGCCGACGGTAATTATTAATAGTCAAACTGATCTTTGGTTAGGCGATCGCCAAGTGCGCATTGAGCGTGTAGATGGTCATTCGGCAGGAACCGATTTGGTTGCCTATGTCCCTGATGCCAAGGTTTTATTTACGGGAGATATGGTATTTAACAAGCGTATTCCTTACACTGGAGATAGTGATATTCGTCAATGGCAAGGAAGTCTGTACCGCTTGATTGCTACTTATCCCACGGCTCAAGTTGTCCCAGGACATGGAGATGTTACCGATGTAACAGGCTTGCAATCACAACAAGCTTATTTTAGTTGGTTAGAACGTACGGCTTTGGAGTGGAAAGCTCAGATTTTAACCAAGGAGCAAGTACTAGAGAAATTTGCCAGAGTCCCTGATGCTTACAAAGACTACAAATTTAAAGGTTTATATTCAGTTAATTTAGAGTCAGCATATGAGCAGTTTACTCGTAGCGCCACGATTCCTCTGATTCCTTAA
- the rpsJ gene encoding 30S ribosomal protein S10 produces MAPQQQKIRIRLKAFDHRLLDSSCEKIVETANRTNAAAVGPIPLPTRRRIYCVLRSPHVDKDSREHFETRTHSRIIDIYQPSAKTIDALMKLDLAAGVDIEVKL; encoded by the coding sequence GTGGCACCTCAACAACAAAAGATTCGGATTCGTCTCAAAGCTTTCGATCATCGCCTGCTAGACTCATCCTGCGAAAAAATCGTCGAAACTGCTAATCGTACAAACGCGGCTGCCGTTGGCCCTATCCCCCTGCCAACTCGTCGTCGTATCTATTGTGTTCTCAGATCTCCCCACGTAGATAAAGACTCACGCGAACATTTTGAAACCCGCACTCATAGTCGGATTATCGATATTTATCAACCATCTGCAAAAACTATCGATGCACTCATGAAGCTGGATCTAGCTGCTGGCGTGGACATCGAAGTTAAACTCTAA
- the ndhL gene encoding NAD(P)H-quinone oxidoreductase subunit L: protein MSLLLSAPILAAIVYAAIAGAYLLVIPLLVLFYFKARWYKTGSLERVFLCFLAFFFFPGLLLLSPFFNFRPEARQI, encoded by the coding sequence ATGTCTTTGCTTCTTTCTGCCCCCATATTAGCTGCAATTGTCTATGCCGCGATCGCAGGCGCATATTTACTGGTGATCCCCTTACTAGTGCTGTTTTATTTCAAAGCACGTTGGTACAAAACAGGCTCATTAGAAAGAGTATTTTTATGCTTTCTCGCCTTTTTCTTCTTCCCAGGACTATTGTTACTCTCTCCATTTTTTAACTTTCGTCCTGAAGCGCGGCAAATTTAA
- a CDS encoding DUF3007 family protein: protein MKNIFEIKTMRRIDAIAVMVAFFGFGGFAFWVFRASGFDTTNAGVWSQVVLVGVLIAWISTYVFRAVTKTMTYNQQLDDYKKAVLTKKLEEMSPEERESLLAEVDAENKLTQSSAQKAIKDE, encoded by the coding sequence ATGAAAAATATTTTTGAGATTAAAACTATGCGCCGCATTGATGCCATAGCAGTTATGGTTGCCTTTTTCGGGTTTGGTGGATTTGCATTTTGGGTGTTTCGAGCCTCTGGCTTTGATACAACTAATGCGGGTGTTTGGAGTCAAGTGGTTTTAGTAGGGGTATTAATAGCTTGGATTTCCACCTATGTATTCCGTGCTGTTACAAAAACTATGACCTACAATCAGCAGCTAGATGATTACAAAAAAGCTGTTCTGACCAAGAAGTTAGAAGAAATGTCTCCAGAAGAGCGCGAAAGTTTACTTGCAGAAGTAGATGCAGAAAATAAACTAACCCAAAGCTCAGCTCAAAAAGCAATCAAAGATGAATGA